One region of Candidatus Poribacteria bacterium genomic DNA includes:
- a CDS encoding SelT/SelW/SelH family protein → MAAILRDRVAKIAEHTLTPGSGGVFDVSVDGKVIFSKHEQGRFPDAAEIEKLIGGA, encoded by the coding sequence TTGGCAGCCATACTTCGAGACCGCGTCGCCAAGATCGCCGAACACACGCTGACGCCCGGGTCAGGCGGGGTGTTCGATGTCTCCGTCGACGGGAAGGTCATCTTCTCGAAGCACGAGCAGGGCAGGTTCCCGGATGCTGCGGAGATCGAGAAGTTGATCGGAGGCGCGTGA
- a CDS encoding ABC transporter ATP-binding protein produces MSRTRRTLTRREHFISEMPLSSAPTDAPLVAERIWASVRRSTILRDVSLFLPHGTITGILGANGAGKTTFLRVVSGVLRPSEGAVSLDGRPIESYSRSALARRLGVIPQYTDFTLELSVRDIVSMGRFCHRPIYARPERDDESITLDALRAMRLDDLSDRAAHTLSGGERQRMFIAQVLAQRAHVVLLDEPTAHLDVRYQIDILQTFQDMVRLNAWTAATVLHDLRLAYRFCDRLAFLRKGELLAVGPTRAMADEGLVRETFGVEARFGESDGRLDVQIAL; encoded by the coding sequence TTGTCGCGCACGCGCCGAACGCTGACCCGGAGGGAGCACTTCATCTCTGAGATGCCGCTGTCGAGCGCTCCCACGGATGCGCCGCTCGTCGCAGAGCGCATTTGGGCATCGGTACGCCGTTCGACGATCCTCCGCGACGTGTCCTTGTTCCTGCCCCACGGAACCATCACCGGCATCCTCGGCGCGAACGGCGCCGGCAAGACGACATTCCTGCGCGTCGTTTCCGGTGTGCTGCGCCCGTCGGAGGGAGCCGTCTCGCTCGACGGACGGCCGATCGAGTCCTACAGTCGGTCAGCGCTCGCGCGGCGTCTCGGCGTGATTCCTCAGTACACCGACTTCACACTCGAGCTCAGCGTGCGGGACATCGTGTCGATGGGCAGGTTCTGCCACCGACCCATCTATGCCCGGCCGGAACGCGACGACGAATCGATCACCCTGGATGCGCTGCGTGCCATGCGCCTGGACGACCTGTCCGACCGGGCGGCGCACACGCTGAGCGGCGGAGAGAGGCAGCGCATGTTCATCGCCCAGGTGCTGGCTCAGCGGGCCCATGTCGTGCTGCTCGATGAGCCCACGGCGCACCTTGACGTGCGCTACCAGATCGACATCTTACAGACGTTCCAGGATATGGTGCGACTGAACGCCTGGACCGCTGCGACTGTGCTTCACGATCTGCGGCTGGCGTACCGGTTCTGCGACAGACTGGCGTTCCTGCGCAAGGGCGAGTTGCTCGCCGTCGGTCCGACGCGGGCAATGGCGGACGAGGGCTTGGTTCGCGAGACGTTCGGCGTGGAAGCACGCTTCGGCGAGTCAGATGGGCGGCTCGACGTGCAGATCGCGCTCTAA
- a CDS encoding transposase yields MKIEESFKDLKSLLHLDRLMNKSRERMEKTIALTLIAYALGYLYALGYLVGEAARDALYAKNTGVLLPALRPPETSDPSRANGFTLAVGSRLAVIGSLAHKRTQNIRRDAYQRWILLIAPTVPT; encoded by the coding sequence ATGAAGATCGAGGAGAGTTTCAAAGACCTGAAGTCGCTTCTGCACCTGGACAGACTGATGAACAAGAGCCGGGAGCGGATGGAGAAGACGATCGCCTTGACGCTCATCGCCTACGCGTTGGGCTACTTGTACGCGTTGGGCTACTTGGTGGGCGAAGCGGCGCGAGATGCTCTCTACGCGAAAAACACAGGAGTCCTACTCCCCGCTCTTCGTCCTCCTGAAACATCGGATCCCTCGCGCGCAAACGGATTCACGCTCGCCGTCGGATCGAGATTAGCCGTCATCGGATCCCTCGCGCACAAACGGACGCAGAACATCCGTCGCGACGCCTATCAACGGTGGATACTCCTCATCGCGCCCACTGTCCCAACTTAG